AAATATAATAGGGGTAACAGGATACCCAAATGTGCGGTATGAACCTTCTGGTCCTTTTAATTTACGGTAACGTATAATAAATACCCCCAATACCGTAAGGAATGTAAATAACTGCAAAGTGAATCCAACATATATTAATAATTGATCGAATGAAGCAGTTAAAATTAGTATTACAGAAACTACACTTTGACCAATTACTGCACGTGCAGGAATTCCTACTTTAGTAGTGTGCGAAAAGAAACTCAATAATTTTATATCTTGTCCCATAGCTGCTAATACCCGAGGACCGGCAATAATCATTGCACTAATGGTACTTACCAATAATATCGCTATAATAAGTGCCATGGTATTTGCACCTCCTTGCCCGAATATATAATCAGCCGAAAAATATCCAACCTCTAATGGTTTACCAAAATCTTTGGCTTGTTCTGCTGCTAAAGTATCCAAAGGGATAGTATATAAAAATACATAATTAATTAAGAAGTATAAAAACATGACCAATAAAGTACCTCCTACCAATGAAGCAGGTAAACTACGTTTGGGATTTTTTATTTCACCAGCCAGATAAGCCGCTGCGTTCCAACCACTATAAGCATAGGCCACATATACTAAGCTTACAGCAAATGCACTGCTAAAAACTAAGTCCCAAGTATGATCTGTAATTTGCAAATTCATAGGTTGGTGTTCACCCATTGTAAAACCACATATAATAAATACTATAACAAGGATGACCTTACCTGTGCTGAATATATTTTGAAATTTGAAACCTGATAAAGTACTCGCATGTATTGCTGTGATAATACTTACTACAGTAATTGCTGTGAACTGGGTATGCAAGGTGGGAAATACTTTATGCAGATACGCAGCCATAGCCACCGATGCAGCCGCAACCGGAGCTGCAAATGCAACAGTGCTACTTACCCAACCTGATAAAAACCCCACAAATGGATGAAACAATTTTGTTAAATATTGGTACTCTCCGCCAGACTTTGGAAACACAGTTCCAATCTCGCCATAGGTAAGTGCTCCACATAAAGCTATAATGCCACCCACTACCCATAATATGAGCAAGGCGGGAATATCTTTAATATCCTGAACTTGATAACCCAAACTGGTAAATACCCCTACTCCTATAATATTGGCTACCACAATGGCAATGGCTGAGTACAAACTCACATGTCTTTTTTCTGTTTGCATAAATGTATTATAATAGAATGCAAAGATGCATACTTGGTTTTTGTTGCTTGAAAAAAGTTTTCAACTATAATGTATGTAGTATAGCTTCGGAAACAATGTTGGTTGGTGAGGACACCAACCAAGGACAACGACTTTGGAACATTACTGGTTGGTGATTCCGATGCTTCGGAATAGCCAAGAACAACAAAAGGCAGTGCTAAAAGGACATAAAAAAACCGCAACTGTATAGCTGCGGTTTTTTAAAATATTATATATTTTATCAATCGAACGACTGCCCGTCACGTTCAGCAATTTTTACCATCTTTTGGTAATCTCCTGGGGTAACATCGTTGTAGAAGAAATGCACGGGGTTAATTTTTTGTCCGTTTTTAATTACTTCATAATGTATATGTGGGCCTGTCGATTTGCCTGTAGAACCTACATAGCCAATCACATCGCCGCGTCGTACTTTTTGACCAGGTCGCACACTAAGCTTGCACATGTGGCCATATAATGTTTGGTAACCGAAGCCGTGGTTAATTACTACTTTAATTCCATAACCATCGCCACCGATTCCTGCTTCTGCCACATAACCATTTCCTGTAGCATGAATCTCTTTACCAAATGATGCGGTAAAGTCGATACCTGTGTGCATTTTGGTGGATTTGTAAATGGGATCCATACGATAACCAAAACCTGAAGCTATCATGCGTAAATCGTTATTGGCAATAGGTTGAATAGCGGGTATACAAGAAAGCATTTCCGATTTTTGGCTCGCCGATTTTATCAGTTCGTCAAACGAAGTTGATTGTATTTGAACTTGACTACGCAACCTGTCGATACGCTCAGTTAGTTCCACAACAGCATCACTGTTTCTAAAACCTAATAATGTTTTGTATTTGTCTACACCACCAGTACCTGCATTAAATTGCTCATCGGTTATTTGATCTTTCTCGTAAGTGGCACGGTATACTTGGTTGTCCTTACTATGCAAATCGGCAAGCTGCCCAGCAATTTGGTCAACTTTATTATTCATATCGCCAAGTTGTCCCTTTAAGAAGGCATTGTCTTGCTTCAGCGATTTTTCCTCTGGCGAATCAACAAAAAACTCAAACACGAAGAAGAAAATTACGCCCATCACGAACGACGAACTAAGGAAACCGAAAATTTGAAACAACCTTTTACGAAGGCTGATTTGTACCATCTCAAACTTGAGCTTGTGCGGGTTATATACCCATTTTGCTTTCTTGAAATTAACTTTCATTGTTAGAAATTAATGTTTAGATAAGTACAATTTGTTAGCATAGGCATTTTTAAGACTTTGCAAATATAACTCACTATTTCCCATATTCCAAACTTCGGGGGAAAACATTTTGGGCTTATTCTCAAATAATCAAGTGCGAAGTTGGCTTTAACAATATTAAACTACCGTGAACCCCTTTGCTCAGCTTTATCCCAATTCCCCTGATATTTCGGATCGAATCTTATGGGAGAAATATAATGCAAGGTGAGCATCCTGGAAAATCGCAATGATAGCGGAGAGAGCAATAGCATACAAGCAATTATAACTGTTGCATACACCCACAGAGCGGGATCATGAAGTATTTTGTAAGTGATCAAACCCATTACCAAGGTAATCCCCGATGATAATCCATAGCTGATGTACATGGCACTATAAAAGTAACCTGGCTCTATTTCAAAATGAAGTCCGCATACCGGACAATCATCATACATCACATTGAACTTGCTTATTTTAGTGATCGGGTATTTGAACACATCCCCTCTGCGACAACGTGGGCATTTGCCTTTGATAATAGCTTCGAATCTTGATTTTACGGGTTCATTGGACATTTGCGGAAGCTTGTTTTTTACGATAATTTAAGTACCAAAGGATACCTACCACAATAGCTGCCAAATATGGCACTATCAACATATACTCAATGCCTGCATTCAAGCCTTTGCCAATATTGCTACCACCTTCGCTGGCAGTTTTTGCATTGGCTTTGCACATACTGCATTGGGCAAATATTTCTCCTGCTGAAGTCAACAAAAAGAATAAGAATATGATATATTTCTTCACTATATATATTGTTTAATTATCTAACAATTCCGTCAACAATTTGTTTGTAAGCTTTGGGTCAGCCTTGCCTTGGCTGCGTTTCATTACTTCACCTACAAACAATCCTATCAGATTTTTTTTGCCCGCTTTATATTCTATAATTTTATCGGGCCATGCTGCAAGCACGGCTTCTACCAATGGTTTTATAGAACTTTCGTCGCTCTCTTGTATTAAATTTAATTCTTGAGCAAGTGTTGCCGCACTACTGTTTGGCTTGTTACAAAAAGCAGGAAATAATACCTGTGATGCTGCGGAATTGCTCAATTTTCCTTCATCAATCAATATAATAATTTCTGCTATTTGTTCCGATTTTAAGGGGAAATCTTTCAGCTCAACTGCTTGCTGATTCATATAGTTTTTCACTGCTCCCATTAACCAATTTGCAGCAGCTTTATAATTGGGAGTATGCTTGCAAATTTCTAAAAAATAGTACGCGGTTTCTTTCAGTTCCGTTATTACTTGTGCATCATAAGTTGTTATATTATACTCTTCAACTAGGCGTGTAGCAAGCTGTACAGGCAGTTCGGGCATTTGTTCTTTGATGCGTGCCACCCAATCTCTACCCACAAACAAAGGTGGCAAATCAGGCTCAGGAAAATAACGATAATCATTTGCGGCCTCTTTGCTACGCATCGATATTGTTAAATTTTTCTGTGCATCGAAAGTGCGTGTATCTGATATGATAGTTTCGCCTTGTTCTATTAAATCTATTTGTCTTTTAATTTCAAAATCGATGGCACGTTGCACATTACGCATCGAGTTCATATTTTTAACTTCTACTTTGGTTCCAAATTTTTCTACACCTTTTATTCTAACAGAAATATTGGCATCGCAACGCAAAGAACCTTCTTCCATATTTCCATCAGATATATCTAAATAACGAACCATTTGTCTGATCAAACTTATATATGCATAAGCTTCTTCGCCTGTTCTAAAATCGGGTTTGGTAACAATCTCCATCAGTGGTGTTCCTGCACGGTTGTAGTCGATTAGCGAATCATATACATCTTGGTCGTGCATACTTTTACCTGAATCTTCCTCCATGTGTATCCGCTCAATGCCTATGTGTGTGGTAACTCCATCTTTGGTGGTAATATCCAAATGCCCCTCATAACAGATAGGAGTTTTGTCCTGTGTTATTTGATAACCTTTTGGCAAGTCGGCATAGAAATAATTTTTGCGTGCATACTGGTTCACCTCCCTAATTTGGCAATTGCAAGCCAATCCCATTTTTATGGTTAAATCAACTGCTGCTTTATTATGAAAAGGCAAAGTGCCTGGGTGACCTAAACTTATCACACCCACTTGTGTATTGGGCAATGCTCCATATTCAATAGGGTCACTACAAAAAGCTTTGCTCTGTGTAAGCAACTGGCTGTGAACCTCAAGCCCTATTACTGCTTCGTATTTATCGTAAATGCTTTCTTCCATTTTTAAGTGGTGCAAAGATAAGTGTGGAACTGAGTATAGATGAAAGACAAAAGAAGAAAGATGTTCGATGCAGTCAGGTTGTGGTTGGCGATTCGCCGTGGCGAACTCAACCACAGGCATTGCAGACTATGGATAAAAGACGAAAGTATAAAGATATATAGGAAGTCTACTCAGGTTGTGGTTGGCGATTCGCCGTGGCGAACCCAACCAAAGGCATGAATATTACTCAATTAATACTACAAAAATTATTTCACCTTTTGTTCGACTTTAATGCAATATATTTGCCGAATAAACCGCAACTTTGTTTCGCCTATACATCCAAAAATCGAAGGATTTGCGAAAGTTTGTTTCGGTTACATACAAGTTTAAATCAACAAAATCTGGTCTGCGAAAGCCAAAGGGCTGACCACCCAATGTGACAAAATAAAAAGTGGAATCCAGAAACCATTACAAAAACGGGGCGAAACCGAAAAGCCATAAGAGTAGGAAGTTAATCACAAATAAAAAATGTTTCATAAATTTAACTTAACTGACAAGTTGCTTTTTATAGCGGCGATACTTTCGCTGATTTTTTCAGAGATTTTATTTTTTAATGGTCACGAAAACCAAGCGATTTTTATCGGCCTTTGGGTGCCCTCAATACTATGTTTTGGAATATACTTACATCAAATAAATAAAAATAAAAATGATTGATTTTATACCATATTTTGCAGGAATAATTACTTTATTGTTTGGTGCTGGCTTTGCCTATGCTATAACCTATAATAGTAAAAAAGGTAAGTAAAGTAAATAAAAATAGCACCATAAGTGGTTCTAGGCTTCTTGGTTGGCAAGTGGTCCATATGGAGCTAATTGCTAAATTTAATTTAGTGCTATGTATCAGAGTTAGTTTTAAGTACCCACCACAAAGCGGAGGAAAATATTGCACTCAAACACGCTAACAATATGAAAAAAACAATACTATATATTTTTGTTTTCCTAGCCATCAATAGCCAAGTTTAAACAGAAGAAAAAATATCAGATTCTGACTTAAGCAGTATGGTTTCAATAAAAAAAAAGAATTTAATGATAGATTACCTGAAATAAAATTGCCTCTATAATTTACCTGCGGATTTGAAAAATTGGGATTACCAGATAGCTTAAAGCTGCCGCTAGTCCTTTTATACCGAAACTTAATATATAATAGTCCAAAAGAAAGGGACTAATCCCCCTACATCCCGATAATTATCGGAATTAAGCGGGGCTTTCGGGATGTAGTTCGTCATTAGCCTTCTAAAAACTAAATCCGCCACAGGCGGAGAACTATTTTAGTTTAAGAATTGGAATAAGATATATACAAGAATTGCTTGGGCACAATAGCAGCAAGACTACAGAGATATAAACGCATGTTAGCACGAAAAATTTACAGAATATGAAAAGTCCATTTGATGATTTATAGAAAATTCAATTAATTCTTCAAGCGAGATCAATTAAAGTAAAATAAAAAGTAAAAATATGATCAATTTTTATTATTATTGCAAAGTAAAAAAGGAACATCTATAGCTCCAAGCGAACCGAATAAGCAGATTGGGGTGGTTTTATGGCTCCAATATACAAGTTATCGGGCAAGTTTAAAAAACGACATTGCGGTCAAAATTAAGGCTGACCACCTATTGTGACAAAAAAATTAAAACAGTAGAGCCAGAAACTACTTAAAAAAACGGGGCGACACCGAAAAGCCAAACGATTAGGAAATAAATAAAATAAAATAAAATGTACAAATTAATTTTAAACAGAGCACAGGATGCGTCATTAGGTTTTGACATGTATTCTTATGCATTAAGTAAAATTGTGAACCGTCTCCCATCTCAAAATTTTAAAGACTTCTTTAATTCATTTTCTGATGCAGTTTCACATTTCGGAGAACAAGAACTTTATGCCAGGGCTGCAGAAAGATCAACCATTCTGAAGATTAACCCAGAATTGAGTAAGTATAACGGAGAAAGAGCCGATAGGTTTAAATTACAAGGTCAGGAGGCATTAACTCAATCATTAAATGCGCTAAAAGGGCTGAGGGAAGAATCAATGAAGGAAGAACAGACAAGAAACAAGGTAGGGGATTTTAAGGTACTGCAAAATGATTATGTACAAATGATTGTTGCATATGAGATTAAACCTTCAGACGTAGAAAAGCTCGACAAAACATTAACTGAAGTTTTAGAAGTTGCAAAGACTAACGGTGAAAAAGGGCTTTTTGACTATATCGAAAAGAAAATCAATGAACTATCGAAATTAAGAAACAATAAAGATAGAGGTGCTATTGATAATATTCCCTATTGGAAACTTGTTGCTATAGCAGTTTTTATTGGTGTTACCGTTTGGTTGGTATGGAGATGTGTCGTAAAAGGAAAAAATTGCAGTCAATTATCGAGCGTTATCAGTGCATTAGGAAAAACACTGATTGGACTGCTTCAGCAGTTTTGTTAGTGGTTAAGATAGGAAACAATCCGCCATTGCAAGCTTACAATTTGTGATAACCTGCCGATAATCCCGAAGCTAATTAATTTAAAAACGGTGGCACATAACGCCACCGTTTATTAATCTTTAGCGGTAACTTTTAAAAGACGCAACCTATGTTTCAAAACATAAGCGGCACAATAGCATTTTGCTCATTTATTGTAGCGACATTTTCTTTCGCATTAACAGTGACAATGATTTTGCAGACACGAAAACATAATAGATTGACAGTAAAACTAAACTTTAAGTTAGTGCTTTATGACTTTGAAAACCACATTATGGACGACCAGCATTTAACGACAGAGAGTAAACCAGCCCATAACAGCACCTACAATAAATTGGCGGTTCAGTGCTTCGTATGACAGTTTTGTGGTTCAACAAACATTCGTTCTTCGTATGAACATTTGTGGTGAAAATCGCCAACTTCTTGTAGCTGCCAACCGTTATAGCCAATGCTAATAGACCCCTGGACAAACTAAATAAATCATATAAAATAATGACAAATGATATTGGCAAATCGCATACGGAAAATCAGAGAAGCTAAGAAGTTGACACAAGACGAAGTTGCTTTTAGATGTAACATTTCGGCCTCGGCTTATGGTCAAATTGAACGTAAAGCACAAAATTCAAGATATTTCACACTTTCCAAAATTGCTGATGCTCTTGGTGTATCGTTGTTATTTTTACTTGATGTTGACAACCCAGAAGTGTTCGAGCAAAAAAACAAGTTATAACTTGTTGTGTAGGCTAACTGACTTCTTCACATTTGCAAGTAAAAAACCATTTATATGAGAAACGAAATTTTAAACAGGGAGCAAAATGCCTCACTTGACTTTCATGTTTGTACTCTCAATATCCTAAGTTTCTTTAAAAAAATAACCATTTTAATACATTAACATATGATCCCAGAAATCAGTATCATCAACTCAAGTTTGAACCAGATTGAATCAAACTTTGGAATAATTTTTAACAGAAACACGGCTGTAGTCACATCTCATCAAGACCAATTAAGCGACACTTGGAAGTTTGTACATTTATTGGTAGATACTTGGGTTACGCCTGAAATAGCTCCAAATAAGCACATTATTTCTTGCATAAGTATTATCAAGCCCGACAACTCTGTGGGAGGTACTTTCCCCAACGTACTTGTAAGTAATGGCAATACGTACACTGATGTAGAGATAATTGACTCCTCTATGATTATTTTGGGTACTTACCCATGCTTGTTAAATGAACCTAAGCCTCTCGACCCTGAACCTGAGGTACTTTTTATCTTGCCATCAATCCATATCGAAAGTGTTACTAAAGACGCACAAGGTAATATTACGGTTAAAGGTGCAGTAGACATTCATTTCAATTTTATCACATGGGATTTGTATCACTTTGAACAAACTTTCCATTTATAATTTTTGAAGATTAACTGTAAACTCTAAAATATTGTTAGACCAATATTACTGATATGCTCATAAAATCACTAGTTTATGTATTGATTTTCGGCTTTTTTATTTCGAGTTGCCATACTCAGAAAAAACGTATGCCAATGCCTAAAAACATGAAGCAAATTAAGCAAGTGATGCCATACGTGCAAAATAAAATAAAGACGGAATATCGGTTAAAGAAATTTAATCTTTATGTTTATAACTCCGTTAACATTCGTGCAATGATTGCCGATGAAGATTTTATTTTCAACTGTTCGACTGTAAATTGTGACTCTGTTTGTAAGGTTCTGGCTCAAAAAATTAAAGAATACTCTAAAGAAAAGTCAGAAAATTTTATAGATGGTTACAATGAAATAGTTATTACTCTTGCTAGGAAAGGTGATCATATAATTAAAGGAAGTACCATTGATACAAACTATAAGTATAAGATTACTGATTTGTAGCGGATTTAATATATCAATTTTTGCATTTCCAAACTGTTATTGATGATGAAATTGAATTTACTAATTGGCAAAATAAAACTTATGAGTTTAGGATTTGCTAGATATTGGCTATTCAGTATTAAACAACTAATTCGGCACATAAGTTGATTTTATGATTTAACCGTTTCAGTTATTTTTCTTTAGAATCCCATATAAAACGATAAAGCACTGGCTATAACCGCACATTTGCAATAGGCGGGGTTTCGTTCTCCGCAGACAGTTTTGTACGAACCGAAAGTTTTGTGCTCCGAATAAACATTTGTGGTGAAAAGCCCGCCCATCGCAAATCTGCAAACCGTTAGCAGCAAATTTAAAAGACAACCTAGGAAAGATGAAATATGATTTAGACAGATTTAAGACCG
Above is a window of Bacteroidota bacterium DNA encoding:
- a CDS encoding DUF983 domain-containing protein; amino-acid sequence: MSNEPVKSRFEAIIKGKCPRCRRGDVFKYPITKISKFNVMYDDCPVCGLHFEIEPGYFYSAMYISYGLSSGITLVMGLITYKILHDPALWVYATVIIACMLLLSPLSLRFSRMLTLHYISPIRFDPKYQGNWDKAEQRGSR
- a CDS encoding M23 family metallopeptidase, with amino-acid sequence MKVNFKKAKWVYNPHKLKFEMVQISLRKRLFQIFGFLSSSFVMGVIFFFVFEFFVDSPEEKSLKQDNAFLKGQLGDMNNKVDQIAGQLADLHSKDNQVYRATYEKDQITDEQFNAGTGGVDKYKTLLGFRNSDAVVELTERIDRLRSQVQIQSTSFDELIKSASQKSEMLSCIPAIQPIANNDLRMIASGFGYRMDPIYKSTKMHTGIDFTASFGKEIHATGNGYVAEAGIGGDGYGIKVVINHGFGYQTLYGHMCKLSVRPGQKVRRGDVIGYVGSTGKSTGPHIHYEVIKNGQKINPVHFFYNDVTPGDYQKMVKIAERDGQSFD
- the gatB gene encoding Asp-tRNA(Asn)/Glu-tRNA(Gln) amidotransferase subunit GatB → MEESIYDKYEAVIGLEVHSQLLTQSKAFCSDPIEYGALPNTQVGVISLGHPGTLPFHNKAAVDLTIKMGLACNCQIREVNQYARKNYFYADLPKGYQITQDKTPICYEGHLDITTKDGVTTHIGIERIHMEEDSGKSMHDQDVYDSLIDYNRAGTPLMEIVTKPDFRTGEEAYAYISLIRQMVRYLDISDGNMEEGSLRCDANISVRIKGVEKFGTKVEVKNMNSMRNVQRAIDFEIKRQIDLIEQGETIISDTRTFDAQKNLTISMRSKEAANDYRYFPEPDLPPLFVGRDWVARIKEQMPELPVQLATRLVEEYNITTYDAQVITELKETAYYFLEICKHTPNYKAAANWLMGAVKNYMNQQAVELKDFPLKSEQIAEIIILIDEGKLSNSAASQVLFPAFCNKPNSSAATLAQELNLIQESDESSIKPLVEAVLAAWPDKIIEYKAGKKNLIGLFVGEVMKRSQGKADPKLTNKLLTELLDN
- a CDS encoding amino acid permease codes for the protein MQTEKRHVSLYSAIAIVVANIIGVGVFTSLGYQVQDIKDIPALLILWVVGGIIALCGALTYGEIGTVFPKSGGEYQYLTKLFHPFVGFLSGWVSSTVAFAAPVAAASVAMAAYLHKVFPTLHTQFTAITVVSIITAIHASTLSGFKFQNIFSTGKVILVIVFIICGFTMGEHQPMNLQITDHTWDLVFSSAFAVSLVYVAYAYSGWNAAAYLAGEIKNPKRSLPASLVGGTLLVMFLYFLINYVFLYTIPLDTLAAEQAKDFGKPLEVGYFSADYIFGQGGANTMALIIAILLVSTISAMIIAGPRVLAAMGQDIKLLSFFSHTTKVGIPARAVIGQSVVSVILILTASFDQLLIYVGFTLQLFTFLTVLGVFIIRYRKLKGPEGSYRTFGYPVTPIIF